TAAAATCGGCTTATGCGGAAGGAAAATGGACCATTTTAGAGGTAATTCTGCATATTATTGATACCGAACGTATTTTTAACTATCGTGCGCTTTGTATAGCCCGTGGCGATAAAACAGCGTTTCCTGGTTTTGAGCAGGACGATTATATCGCTCCTTCCAAAGCGAATGAAAGAAGTTTCGAATCTTTGCTGGAAGAATATGAAGCTGTGCGCAACGCCAGTATGGTTCTTTTTAAAAATTTGCCTCCAGCAGCACTTACAGCAATAGGTGAAGCCAGTAAAAGTAAATTGTCTGCACGTGCCGCTGGTTTTATTATGGCAGGTCATGAAAAGCACCACTGCAACATCATCACTGAACGTTATTTATAATAAGAACCTACTTCTTGATAAGTTTAAAACTGTTTTCTTTTGCTCCCTGAAGCACGGTAATGAAGTAAACACCATTTTTCAAAGTACTGAAATCAATGGACTGTTCTTCATCCAAACGCATTTGCTCAACAGTTTTTGCCATGACTTTTTGACCCAATATGTTGTGCACTTCAATTCTCAGCGCTTCGGCCGGTACATCTTCAAGCAATTGGACGTAAAGGGTCGTATTGACTGGATTGGGATAAACGGAAACAAAGGCCGACTTTTTCTCCATATTTTCTATGGATAAAGTCGGTTTTTTGAGTTCAAAGGAAGTGGACCATGTTTTATCGGTTGGGTTCCAGTCCCCGTTAAGTCCACCATTGGTAATTACCAGTTGGTCATCAAATATCTTTGAGGACGGACCCACGATTTCAGCCGGTAAGGTTCCAATTTCCCGCCAGGTATTCGTTTCCGGGTCATATGCGGTAATACGGTTATAGAAATAGTGTTTGCCCCTGCGGCCACCCACAATGATAATCTGATCATCATAAACGATAGTGCCAGGCTCAAAGTGGGAACGTGCATAGGGGAGTGCCTGCTTTTCAGACCAGGTTTTCGTGTTTGGGTTGTACGCGTGCACCGCTTTTTGATCTACGATTTCCCTGTCATGCCCATGCTGACCACCTATGGCATAAAGCATTCCGTTTACGAGGGCCGCACTAAAATGGCCCCGGGGATTTGGCATGGACGGTGCCGACTTCCAGTTTTTTTCCGCGGCAGCGACATTGAGTACAAAATGATCACCAGAATCGGTTTGCCGGTCAGGATAAAAACCACCATAATAATGTAAAAGTCCGTTATAAAATACCGCTCCGCCACCAGCACGTTTTTTGGGTAGGGAAGGGCCTTCGCGCCAGGTATCTGTTGCAACATTATAAATCTGAACTTTGTTTGTGCCTTCTCCCGGGTTATCATCTATAAAACCGCCTACGATCCAGAGTTCGCCATTGATCAATGCAGTCGCGCCATGCGTTACGGCAACGGGAATGGGCCTGCCGGTAGACCAGCTGTTTGTCGCCGGCGTGTAAATTTCGGTGTCATTAAGGATCGTGTAGCCTTTTGTAAAACCAGCGATCAATACCAGCTGATCACCCACCTGTACGCACTGCGGTTCAATTTTTTTAGAAGGGGAAGGCGCTTTGTTTTTCCATTCATAGGAATAAGGAGCACCATCCCGAGCATCAACCGGGCGCTTGTAAAAAAGCTCAATTGCAGAAATTTTTGGATGATCCGTGTTGCCGTAAAGGTCAAGGTCCAGGACACCGTCGTGCACCGCTACGGAATATTTTTTGATCACCGCGGTCATGGAACCTACTTCTTTAATAATATCAAAGTTAGAAAGCAACCATTGCTCTTCAAGCGCTACGCTAAAGTTACGCTTACCATTTCCCCCGGAAGCGCCTCCCGTGGCCCCCCAGAAAATCTCGGCAAAGTGAAGCCTGACTTCATAAATACCATTAGGGACATCTATCGCATAACCAAAACCATCTGCACCTGCCTGCGCGCTGCGCTCCGTCTTATACAGCGCATCCCTGGTTGTATTCTTTATATCCTTAATGGAATTGTTTTGATATCTTTTACTTTCACCGGAATAGTTTTGATCTGCCTTAAAAACAGTCCCGTCGTAGGTCAGCTGACCTCCACCGCAGTTGATATGCAATTCAAATACTTCATTTACTGAAGGTTGTTCAACAGCCGAAGTGGGGTCTGGGACATTTTTAAATGAGGGATGGGCATGGACTGTATTATAAGTACAGATCCATATACCTAAAATCAGAACGATTCTGGTGTATTGATAATTCATGTGAAGTTGGGTCTTTAAAAATCAACCGTTATGGTTTATTTTCAACTCAAAAATAAATGTTTCAGGAACCCTTTCTATTAAAATAGACTTAATTATTTCCGATAATGTGCGTAATTCTTACGCTATTTTACACTGAAAATCTCCTGAATTTCTCGTATTTCAGGTCGAAAATGACCGATTTTAGCCTAAAAAGTAGCCCTGTATGATAATATTCTGCTAAATGTGAGGGTAGGGGATTTGCTGAAAAGAATTATCCATTAACTTTAATAAAAATCAACTTATGAAAAAGCAGGAAAACACAAAAAAACATGCGGACTTTCAAGATAGCTACAGGCAGTCCTCAAATTTCAATAGTTCCGTTAAAGATGAAGATTTTAAGATCAAAAAGAACGGAAAGCTAAAACTTGAAAAGGAAGAGGAAAAGGATTCTTTAGAAGGCACTGATAAAGAACGTATCAATGATGCCCTGGAAGGTGTGAAAAAGCATAAATAATCAGGACAGCTTTTAGAAGCAACTTAAAGTCATTTGAGTATTTTACTTGTGGCTTTGGGCGTTTCCCTGCAGGTCGGGCTTTACGTTATAATCTTTTTGCTCGTACCTCACAAAAAGGCCTATTTCCGGAAGGGATAAACCAATTTGCTTCAATCCCTAACGCAAACCTCGATCCCAGCGTATAGAATTTACAAAAGGCCATTGCGCATTGCGTTTATGGCTCTTTTTTTGCATACTTCTTATAAAAAAGTTATGAAAAAAATTCATTTTTTTACCACAGTGTTACTGATCTGTTTTGGAATTTCCCTTATAAGCTGCGGAATTTCTAAAAACAAAAGTACA
This portion of the Flavimarina sp. Hel_I_48 genome encodes:
- a CDS encoding DinB family protein, producing the protein MTRKELGANEFNPFYGTYIDQVDENLSLVEALTAGKKNTIKFLKKIPENKLKSAYAEGKWTILEVILHIIDTERIFNYRALCIARGDKTAFPGFEQDDYIAPSKANERSFESLLEEYEAVRNASMVLFKNLPPAALTAIGEASKSKLSARAAGFIMAGHEKHHCNIITERYL
- a CDS encoding malectin domain-containing carbohydrate-binding protein, translating into MNYQYTRIVLILGIWICTYNTVHAHPSFKNVPDPTSAVEQPSVNEVFELHINCGGGQLTYDGTVFKADQNYSGESKRYQNNSIKDIKNTTRDALYKTERSAQAGADGFGYAIDVPNGIYEVRLHFAEIFWGATGGASGGNGKRNFSVALEEQWLLSNFDIIKEVGSMTAVIKKYSVAVHDGVLDLDLYGNTDHPKISAIELFYKRPVDARDGAPYSYEWKNKAPSPSKKIEPQCVQVGDQLVLIAGFTKGYTILNDTEIYTPATNSWSTGRPIPVAVTHGATALINGELWIVGGFIDDNPGEGTNKVQIYNVATDTWREGPSLPKKRAGGGAVFYNGLLHYYGGFYPDRQTDSGDHFVLNVAAAEKNWKSAPSMPNPRGHFSAALVNGMLYAIGGQHGHDREIVDQKAVHAYNPNTKTWSEKQALPYARSHFEPGTIVYDDQIIIVGGRRGKHYFYNRITAYDPETNTWREIGTLPAEIVGPSSKIFDDQLVITNGGLNGDWNPTDKTWSTSFELKKPTLSIENMEKKSAFVSVYPNPVNTTLYVQLLEDVPAEALRIEVHNILGQKVMAKTVEQMRLDEEQSIDFSTLKNGVYFITVLQGAKENSFKLIKK